Proteins encoded by one window of Serratia nevei:
- the kefG gene encoding glutathione-regulated potassium-efflux system ancillary protein KefG yields MSQPPKVLLLYAHPESHDSVANRVLLRPAQQLEHVTVHDLYAHYPDFFIDIHHEQQLLREHQVIVFQHPLYTYSCPALLKEWLDRVLSRGFASGVGGNALAGKYWRSVITTGEPEGAYRTGGYNHYPMEDILRPFELTAGMCHMHWLTPFVVYWARRQKPEVLRSHADAYGEWLSHPLPRGGR; encoded by the coding sequence ATGTCGCAGCCGCCCAAGGTCTTGCTGCTGTATGCCCATCCGGAATCCCATGACTCGGTGGCGAACCGGGTTTTGCTTCGACCGGCGCAGCAGTTGGAACATGTCACCGTGCACGATCTCTACGCGCACTACCCTGATTTTTTTATCGATATCCATCACGAACAACAGCTGCTGCGTGAGCATCAGGTCATCGTGTTTCAGCATCCCCTGTATACCTACAGCTGCCCGGCGCTGCTGAAGGAGTGGCTGGATCGCGTACTGTCGCGCGGCTTTGCCAGCGGCGTGGGCGGCAATGCGCTGGCGGGCAAATACTGGCGTTCGGTGATCACCACCGGCGAACCGGAAGGCGCCTACCGCACCGGTGGTTATAACCACTACCCGATGGAAGATATTCTGCGGCCGTTCGAGCTGACCGCCGGGATGTGCCATATGCATTGGCTGACGCCGTTCGTGGTGTATTGGGCGCGGCGGCAAAAGCCGGAGGTGCTGCGTAGCCATGCGGACGCCTACGGCGAGTGGCTGAGCCACCCGCTGCCGCGCGGAGGACGGTGA
- a CDS encoding ABC transporter ATP-binding protein, translated as MIVFSSLQIRRGIRVLLDNATATVNPGQKVGLVGKNGCGKSTLLSLLKGEIAADGGSFTFPGNWALAWVNQETPALDVPAIEYVIDGDREFRQLEAELQAANDRNDGHAIATLHGKLDAIDAWTIRSRAASLLHGLGFSNEQLQSPVRDFSGGWRMRLNLAQALVCRSDLLLLDEPTNHLDLDAVIWLERWLKSYPGTLVLISHDRDFLDPIVDKILHIEQQTMNEYTGNYSSFERQRATKLAQQQSLYQHQQEKVAHLQSYIDRFRAQATKAKQAQSRIKMLERMELIAPAHVDNPFTFSFRPPESLPNPLLRMDKVSAGYGDKVILKSIKLNLVPGSRIGLLGRNGAGKSTLIKLLAGTLEPLSGEIGLAKGIKLGYFAQHQLEFLRADESPLQHLSRIAPRVLEQQLRDYLGGFGFQGDKVSEVTERFSGGEKARLVLALIVWQRPNLLLLDEPTNHLDLDMRQALTEALIDFEGALVVVSHDRHLLRSTTDDLYLVHDGQVEPFEGDLDDYQQWLVDLQRQESQQDAPEKESGGNSAQARKDQKRREAEFRTQTQPLRKQIAKLEQQMEKLGAELATVEEQLADSALYDISRKAELTDCLQKQSQAKSALEETEMTWLDAQEQLEQLTQAFEA; from the coding sequence ATGATTGTATTCTCCTCGCTACAAATCCGACGCGGCATCCGCGTCCTGCTGGACAACGCCACGGCGACGGTTAATCCAGGTCAGAAGGTCGGCCTGGTGGGTAAAAACGGCTGCGGCAAATCCACGCTGCTGTCGCTGCTGAAGGGCGAGATCGCGGCGGACGGCGGCAGCTTCACCTTCCCCGGCAACTGGGCGCTGGCCTGGGTCAACCAGGAGACGCCGGCGCTGGACGTGCCGGCAATCGAGTATGTTATCGACGGCGACCGCGAGTTTCGCCAACTCGAAGCCGAATTGCAGGCGGCCAACGATCGCAACGACGGCCACGCCATCGCCACCCTGCACGGCAAGCTGGACGCCATCGACGCCTGGACCATCCGCTCCCGCGCCGCCAGCCTGCTGCACGGCCTCGGCTTCTCCAACGAACAGCTGCAAAGCCCGGTGCGCGACTTCTCCGGCGGCTGGCGCATGCGCCTCAACCTGGCGCAGGCGCTGGTGTGCCGTTCCGACCTGCTGCTGCTCGACGAACCGACCAACCACCTGGATCTCGACGCGGTGATCTGGCTGGAGCGCTGGCTGAAAAGCTATCCCGGCACGCTGGTGCTGATCTCGCACGACCGCGACTTCCTCGATCCGATCGTCGACAAGATCCTGCATATCGAACAGCAGACGATGAATGAATACACCGGTAACTATTCGTCGTTCGAACGCCAGCGTGCCACCAAGCTGGCGCAGCAGCAGTCGCTGTATCAGCACCAGCAAGAGAAAGTGGCGCACCTGCAAAGCTATATCGACCGTTTCCGCGCGCAGGCCACCAAGGCCAAGCAGGCGCAGAGCCGCATCAAGATGCTGGAGCGCATGGAGCTGATCGCCCCGGCGCACGTCGACAACCCGTTCACCTTCAGCTTCCGTCCGCCGGAAAGCCTGCCGAATCCGCTGCTGCGCATGGACAAAGTCAGCGCCGGGTATGGCGACAAGGTGATCCTGAAGTCAATCAAGCTGAACCTGGTGCCCGGCTCGCGCATTGGCCTGCTCGGCCGCAACGGCGCCGGTAAATCGACGCTGATCAAACTGCTGGCCGGCACTCTGGAACCGCTGAGCGGCGAGATCGGCCTGGCGAAAGGCATCAAGCTGGGTTACTTCGCCCAGCACCAGCTGGAATTCCTGCGCGCCGACGAATCGCCGCTGCAGCACCTGAGCCGCATCGCACCACGGGTGCTGGAGCAGCAGCTGCGCGACTATCTGGGCGGTTTCGGTTTCCAGGGCGACAAGGTCAGCGAAGTGACCGAACGTTTCTCCGGCGGCGAGAAGGCGCGGCTGGTGCTGGCGCTGATCGTCTGGCAGCGCCCTAACCTGCTGCTGCTCGATGAACCGACCAACCACCTGGATCTCGACATGCGTCAGGCGCTGACCGAAGCGCTGATCGATTTCGAAGGCGCGTTGGTGGTGGTCTCGCACGACCGTCACCTGCTGCGTTCCACCACCGACGATCTGTACCTGGTGCACGACGGCCAGGTCGAGCCTTTCGAGGGCGATCTCGACGACTACCAGCAGTGGCTTGTCGACCTGCAGCGCCAGGAAAGCCAGCAGGACGCACCGGAAAAAGAGAGCGGCGGCAACAGCGCGCAGGCGCGCAAGGATCAAAAACGCCGCGAGGCGGAGTTCCGTACGCAGACCCAGCCGCTGCGCAAGCAGATTGCCAAGCTGGAACAGCAAATGGAAAAACTGGGCGCCGAACTGGCGACGGTGGAGGAACAGCTGGCGGATTCCGCACTGTACGACATCAGCCGCAAGGCCGAGTTGACCGACTGCCTGCAAAAGCAAAGCCAGGCCAAATCCGCGCTGGAAGAGACGGAAATGACCTGGCTGGATGCACAGGAACAACTGGAACAGTTAACGCAGGCGTTCGAAGCCTAA
- the tauD gene encoding taurine dioxygenase — protein MNERLNITPLGPYIGALVENVELARPLGDGQFEQLYHALLKHQVLFFRNQPITPLQQRDLAGRFGDLHIHPVYPHATDVEEIIVLDTHDDNPPDNDNWHTDVTFIENPPLGAILAAKTLPSTGGDTLWASGIAAYEALSAPFRTLLAGLRAEHDFTKSFPEHKHRGSEEEHQRWQLAVQKNPPLLHPVVRTHPVSGRQALFVNEGFTTRIVDLAPKESDALLNFLFAHITKPEFQVRWRWQENDVAIWDNRVTQHYANADYLPQRRIMHRATILGDRPFYKA, from the coding sequence ATGAACGAACGTCTGAATATCACCCCGCTGGGGCCTTACATCGGGGCGCTGGTGGAAAACGTCGAATTGGCCCGGCCGCTGGGCGACGGCCAGTTTGAACAGCTTTATCATGCCTTGCTGAAGCATCAGGTGCTGTTCTTCCGCAATCAGCCGATCACGCCGCTGCAGCAGCGCGATCTGGCCGGCCGCTTCGGCGATCTGCATATCCATCCGGTCTATCCGCACGCCACCGACGTGGAAGAGATCATCGTGCTCGATACCCACGACGACAACCCGCCGGACAACGATAACTGGCACACCGACGTGACCTTTATCGAGAACCCGCCGCTGGGGGCGATCCTGGCGGCCAAGACCTTGCCTTCCACCGGCGGCGATACGCTGTGGGCCAGCGGCATCGCGGCCTACGAGGCGCTGTCGGCGCCGTTCAGAACGCTGCTCGCAGGGCTGCGTGCGGAGCATGACTTCACCAAGTCGTTCCCGGAACACAAACATCGCGGCAGTGAAGAGGAGCATCAGCGCTGGCAGCTGGCGGTGCAGAAAAACCCGCCGCTGCTGCATCCGGTGGTACGCACCCACCCGGTCAGTGGCCGGCAGGCGCTGTTCGTCAATGAAGGGTTTACCACGAGGATCGTCGATCTGGCGCCGAAAGAGAGCGACGCTTTGCTGAACTTCCTGTTTGCTCACATCACCAAACCGGAGTTTCAGGTGCGCTGGCGCTGGCAGGAAAATGACGTGGCGATCTGGGATAACCGCGTAACGCAGCACTACGCCAACGCGGATTATCTGCCGCAGCGGCGCATCATGCACCGCGCGACCATTCTGGGGGATAGGCCTTTTTACAAGGCCTGA
- the tauC gene encoding taurine ABC transporter permease TauC, which produces MSLHSTLKAAAQPQGKAARRFSVPRNVWLSGATLLTVLIVWWGVTALQLISPLFLPAPQQVLHQLITIASPQGFMDATLWQHLAASLGRILVALLAAVIVGIPVGIAMGLNDTVRGILDPLIEIYRPVPPLAYLPLMVIWFGIGETSKILLIYLAIFAPVTLSAVAGVRSVAQVRVRAARALGATRWQVLRFVVLPSALPEILTGIRIGLGVGWSTLVAAELIAATRGLGFMVQSAGEFLATDVVLAGIGVIAVIAFGLELGLRALQRRLTPWHGVQQ; this is translated from the coding sequence ATGAGCCTGCATTCCACTCTGAAGGCCGCGGCGCAGCCGCAGGGCAAAGCGGCACGCCGTTTCAGCGTGCCGCGCAACGTTTGGCTGAGCGGCGCCACGCTGTTGACGGTGTTGATCGTCTGGTGGGGCGTGACGGCGCTGCAGCTGATCAGCCCGCTGTTTTTGCCGGCGCCGCAGCAGGTGCTGCACCAGTTGATCACCATCGCCAGCCCGCAAGGCTTTATGGACGCCACGCTGTGGCAACATCTGGCGGCCAGCCTGGGGCGCATTCTGGTAGCGCTGTTGGCGGCGGTGATCGTCGGCATTCCGGTGGGCATCGCCATGGGGCTGAACGACACGGTACGCGGCATCCTCGATCCGCTGATTGAAATCTATCGCCCGGTGCCGCCGCTGGCCTATCTGCCGCTGATGGTGATTTGGTTCGGCATCGGCGAAACCTCAAAGATCTTACTGATTTATCTGGCTATCTTCGCGCCGGTGACGCTCTCTGCCGTGGCCGGCGTGCGCAGCGTGGCGCAGGTGAGGGTGCGTGCCGCCCGCGCGTTGGGCGCCACGCGTTGGCAGGTGCTGCGTTTCGTGGTGCTGCCGAGCGCGCTGCCGGAGATCCTGACCGGCATTCGCATCGGGCTGGGCGTCGGCTGGTCGACGCTGGTGGCCGCCGAACTGATCGCCGCCACGCGCGGCCTGGGATTTATGGTGCAATCCGCCGGTGAGTTTCTGGCGACCGACGTGGTGTTGGCCGGCATCGGCGTGATTGCGGTGATTGCATTTGGGCTGGAGCTGGGGCTGCGTGCCCTGCAGCGCCGATTGACCCCGTGGCATGGAGTACAGCAATGA
- the tauB gene encoding taurine ABC transporter ATP-binding subunit has product MLNVNHLSAEYQGRPALRDVSFQIATGQLVVVLGPSGCGKTTLLNLIAGFIEPSSGSITLDGTPVHGPGAERGVVFQHEGLLPWRNVVDNVEFGLQLAGVGKAQRRQVAEQMLQRVGLAGYERHFIWQLSGGMRQRVGIARALAADPRLLLLDEPFGALDAFTREQMQELLLTIWRDTGKQVLLITHDIEEAVFLASELLLLSPGPGQVVERLSLNFGQRYADGEACRAIKSDPEFIAQREYVLGKVFQQREALL; this is encoded by the coding sequence ATGCTAAACGTCAATCATCTTTCAGCAGAGTATCAGGGGCGGCCCGCGCTGCGTGACGTGTCGTTCCAGATCGCCACCGGGCAACTGGTGGTGGTGCTCGGCCCGTCGGGCTGCGGCAAGACCACGCTGCTGAATTTGATCGCCGGGTTTATCGAGCCTTCATCTGGCAGCATCACGCTGGATGGAACGCCCGTTCACGGCCCGGGCGCCGAACGGGGCGTGGTGTTCCAGCATGAGGGCTTACTGCCGTGGCGCAACGTGGTGGACAACGTCGAGTTCGGCCTGCAGCTGGCCGGCGTCGGCAAGGCGCAGCGCCGCCAGGTGGCGGAGCAGATGCTGCAGCGCGTGGGGCTGGCGGGCTATGAGCGGCACTTCATCTGGCAGCTTTCCGGCGGCATGCGCCAACGCGTCGGCATCGCCCGCGCCCTGGCCGCCGATCCGCGTCTGCTGTTGCTGGACGAGCCGTTCGGCGCCCTGGACGCGTTCACCCGCGAGCAGATGCAGGAGCTGTTGCTGACCATTTGGCGTGATACCGGCAAGCAGGTGCTGCTGATCACCCACGATATCGAAGAGGCGGTGTTCCTCGCCAGCGAACTGCTGCTGCTGTCGCCGGGGCCTGGGCAGGTGGTGGAGCGGCTGTCGCTGAACTTCGGCCAACGCTATGCCGACGGCGAAGCCTGCCGCGCCATCAAGTCAGATCCTGAATTTATTGCGCAGCGCGAATACGTGCTGGGCAAAGTTTTCCAACAGCGCGAGGCCTTGCTATGA
- the tauA gene encoding taurine ABC transporter substrate-binding protein, whose product MAGKLFSLRNAALLALSLSATSAYAVDVTVAYQTSAEPAKVAQAENSFAKRSGATVDWRKFDSGSSVLRALASGDVQIGNIGSSPLAVAASQKLPIEVFLIASQLGSSEALVVKNDIKSPQDLIGKRIAVPFISTTHYSLLASLKHWGIKPEQVKILNLQPPAIAAAWQRGDIDGAYVWAPVVNELAKQGKVLTDSAQVGEWGSPTLDVWVVRKDFAEKHPDVVTAFAASALQAQKAYLAAPEQWLKDPNHLSTLARLSGVPEAQVPELVKGNRYLPVADQVAQLGQPVDKAIRDTAEFLKQQGKIPQVDSDYSAYVTDRFVKQVQAAPQS is encoded by the coding sequence ATGGCGGGCAAACTCTTTTCCTTACGCAACGCGGCGCTGTTGGCGCTGTCGCTCAGCGCAACCAGCGCCTACGCGGTGGATGTGACCGTGGCGTACCAGACGTCGGCAGAACCGGCCAAGGTGGCGCAGGCGGAAAACAGCTTCGCCAAACGGTCCGGCGCGACGGTCGACTGGCGTAAGTTCGACAGCGGCTCCAGCGTGCTGCGTGCGCTGGCCTCCGGCGACGTGCAGATCGGCAATATCGGCTCCAGCCCGCTGGCGGTGGCCGCCAGCCAGAAACTCCCCATCGAAGTGTTCCTCATCGCCTCGCAGCTCGGCAGTTCCGAAGCGCTGGTGGTGAAAAATGACATCAAAAGCCCGCAGGATCTGATCGGCAAGCGCATTGCGGTGCCGTTTATCTCCACCACCCATTACAGCCTGCTGGCCTCGCTCAAGCATTGGGGCATCAAGCCTGAGCAGGTGAAGATCCTCAATCTGCAGCCGCCGGCCATCGCCGCCGCCTGGCAGCGCGGCGACATCGACGGCGCCTACGTCTGGGCGCCGGTGGTCAACGAACTGGCCAAACAGGGCAAGGTGTTGACCGACTCCGCGCAGGTGGGCGAATGGGGCTCGCCGACGCTGGACGTGTGGGTGGTGCGCAAAGACTTTGCCGAGAAACATCCCGACGTGGTGACCGCCTTTGCCGCCAGCGCCCTGCAGGCGCAAAAAGCCTACCTGGCGGCGCCGGAACAGTGGCTGAAAGATCCGAACCACCTCAGCACGCTGGCGCGCCTGAGCGGCGTGCCGGAAGCGCAGGTGCCGGAGCTGGTGAAGGGAAACCGTTATCTGCCGGTGGCGGATCAGGTTGCCCAGCTCGGCCAGCCGGTGGACAAGGCGATCCGCGATACCGCCGAATTCCTCAAGCAGCAGGGCAAGATCCCGCAGGTCGACAGCGACTACAGCGCTTACGTGACCGACCGCTTTGTGAAACAGGTGCAGGCTGCGCCGCAGTCGTAA
- a CDS encoding PhzF family phenazine biosynthesis protein, with protein MAENYYHVVAFTGKGLRGNPAGVCLLTQPLPAERLQALANEIGLPETSFVWDDGDMTAIRWFTPEREVDLCGHGTLAAAHVMFSAINPALQDIRFRSAGGELFVKRDAQDGERLVLDFPARPPQKVAEPAGLAALLGVQPQEVWQAKALMVVLENEAQVRALRPDIPALIALAGRAVIVTAPGDTVDFVSRYFTLDGGEDPVTGSAHCTLMPYWTARLGRHRLHAQQISARGGELFCELHGDRTLLGGYAHVFLRGSIAL; from the coding sequence ATGGCGGAAAATTATTATCACGTGGTTGCCTTTACCGGCAAAGGGCTGCGCGGCAACCCGGCCGGGGTTTGCCTGCTGACGCAGCCGCTGCCGGCTGAGCGGCTGCAGGCGCTCGCCAACGAGATCGGCCTGCCGGAAACCAGCTTTGTCTGGGATGACGGCGACATGACTGCTATCCGCTGGTTTACCCCGGAACGCGAGGTCGATCTTTGCGGCCACGGCACCCTGGCAGCGGCGCATGTGATGTTCAGCGCGATCAATCCGGCGCTGCAGGATATCCGCTTCCGTTCGGCCGGCGGCGAGCTGTTCGTCAAGCGCGATGCGCAGGACGGGGAACGGCTGGTGCTCGATTTCCCTGCGCGGCCGCCGCAGAAGGTGGCTGAACCGGCGGGCCTCGCGGCGCTGCTGGGCGTGCAGCCGCAGGAGGTGTGGCAGGCGAAAGCGCTGATGGTGGTGCTGGAAAACGAGGCGCAGGTACGCGCGCTGCGGCCGGACATCCCGGCGCTGATCGCGCTGGCCGGGCGTGCGGTAATCGTTACCGCGCCGGGTGACACCGTGGACTTCGTGTCGCGTTATTTCACGCTCGACGGCGGTGAAGATCCGGTTACCGGCTCCGCGCACTGCACGCTGATGCCTTACTGGACGGCGCGTCTCGGCCGCCATCGGCTGCATGCGCAGCAGATCTCGGCACGCGGCGGCGAACTGTTCTGCGAACTGCACGGGGATCGCACGCTGCTCGGCGGCTATGCTCATGTGTTCCTGCGCGGAAGTATCGCGCTGTAA
- a CDS encoding LysE family translocator — MEPSLFLSMLGFLWVAAITPGPNNLLLTTSGANFGFMRSLWLMVGIMLGMQSILLLVAFGVGSLILVYPSLHLILKILGSLYLLWLAWKVATAAYEKLETDVAPPQPVRLYQGWLLQFLNPKAWLMALGAVASFSLAGDKYNGSIAAIALGILVVNIVAGIIWLAFGTVIGRLLRSKKAWVIFNGSMGLLTAACVLLIWH, encoded by the coding sequence ATGGAACCGAGTTTATTCCTTTCGATGCTGGGCTTCCTGTGGGTCGCCGCCATCACGCCTGGCCCCAATAACCTGCTGTTGACCACCTCTGGCGCTAACTTCGGCTTTATGCGATCGCTGTGGCTGATGGTCGGTATCATGCTCGGCATGCAAAGCATTTTGCTGCTGGTGGCCTTCGGTGTCGGCAGCCTGATCCTGGTCTACCCGTCGCTGCACCTGATCCTGAAAATCCTCGGCAGTCTGTACCTGCTGTGGCTGGCGTGGAAAGTCGCCACCGCCGCCTATGAAAAACTGGAAACCGACGTGGCGCCGCCGCAGCCGGTGCGGCTGTATCAGGGCTGGCTGCTGCAGTTCCTCAACCCGAAAGCCTGGCTGATGGCGCTGGGGGCGGTGGCCAGCTTCAGCCTGGCGGGCGATAAGTACAACGGATCCATTGCGGCGATCGCGCTGGGCATTTTGGTGGTCAACATTGTCGCCGGCATTATCTGGCTGGCGTTCGGCACCGTGATCGGCCGCCTGCTGCGCAGCAAAAAGGCCTGGGTTATCTTCAACGGTTCCATGGGGTTGTTGACCGCAGCCTGTGTGTTACTGATCTGGCATTAA
- a CDS encoding hydrolase, translating to MPNTFRPLTGASNPHLQTLLPRLVRRRVLLKPHWQRLELPDGDFVDLAWSEDPAQARDKPRAVLFHGLEGSFYSPYAHGLLNAWRERGWLGVVMHFRGCSGVPNRKQRIYHSGETEDARFFLRWLRDRYGEVPTAAVGVSLGGNMLACYLAQQGADSLLQAAVVVSAPLMLEPCAYRMEQGFSRVYQRYLLGQLKQNATRKLLHYPDTLPLKLSQLNGLRRIREFDDAITSRIHGFSDAIDYYRRCSALPLLPAIQTPLLIIHAKDDPFMTHEVIPDVAGLPRNIEYQLTEYGGHVGFVGGTLKKPHMWLEHRIPAWLSPYLDIPT from the coding sequence ATGCCTAACACTTTTCGCCCTCTGACCGGGGCCAGTAACCCGCACCTGCAAACGCTGTTGCCGCGGTTGGTGCGCCGCCGCGTGTTATTGAAACCGCATTGGCAACGGCTGGAATTGCCCGACGGCGATTTCGTCGATCTCGCCTGGAGCGAAGATCCGGCGCAGGCGCGCGACAAACCGCGCGCGGTGCTGTTCCACGGCCTGGAAGGCAGCTTCTACAGCCCCTACGCACATGGCCTGCTCAACGCCTGGCGTGAGCGTGGCTGGCTCGGCGTGGTGATGCACTTTCGCGGCTGCAGCGGCGTGCCCAACCGCAAGCAGCGCATCTACCACTCCGGTGAAACCGAAGATGCACGCTTCTTCCTGCGCTGGCTGCGCGACCGCTACGGCGAGGTGCCAACCGCGGCGGTAGGCGTTTCGCTCGGCGGCAACATGCTGGCCTGCTATCTGGCGCAGCAAGGCGCCGACAGCCTGCTGCAGGCGGCGGTGGTGGTCTCGGCGCCGCTGATGCTGGAGCCCTGTGCCTACCGCATGGAGCAAGGCTTCTCCCGCGTTTATCAGCGCTACCTGCTGGGGCAGCTGAAACAAAACGCCACCCGCAAGCTGTTGCACTACCCGGACACTCTGCCGCTCAAGCTGTCACAGCTGAACGGGTTGCGACGCATTCGCGAATTCGACGACGCCATTACCTCGCGCATTCACGGCTTTAGCGACGCTATCGACTACTATCGCCGCTGCAGCGCCCTGCCACTGTTGCCAGCTATTCAGACGCCGCTGCTGATCATCCATGCGAAGGACGATCCCTTCATGACCCATGAGGTGATCCCCGACGTCGCCGGCCTGCCGCGCAATATCGAATATCAACTGACCGAGTACGGCGGCCACGTCGGCTTCGTCGGCGGCACGCTGAAAAAACCGCACATGTGGCTGGAACATCGCATTCCGGCCTGGCTTTCCCCTTATCTGGACATCCCGACGTGA
- a CDS encoding YheU family protein, with amino-acid sequence MIIPWQELATDTLNSLIESFVLREGTDYGEHERSLEQKVEDVRRQLKNGEVVLVWSELHESVNIMPRGQFRAGQEEI; translated from the coding sequence GTGATCATTCCCTGGCAAGAACTGGCAACCGACACCCTGAACAGCCTGATCGAATCCTTTGTACTGCGCGAAGGCACCGATTACGGCGAACACGAACGCTCGCTGGAACAGAAGGTGGAGGACGTGCGCCGCCAGCTGAAAAACGGCGAAGTGGTGCTGGTGTGGTCGGAACTGCACGAGAGCGTCAACATCATGCCGCGCGGCCAGTTCCGCGCCGGGCAGGAAGAAATTTAG
- a CDS encoding phosphoribulokinase: MSAKHPVIAVTGSSGAGTTTTSVAFRKIFQQLNIRAAELEGDSFHRYTRPEMDAAIRKARDLGRHISYFGPEANDFGLLQQSFIDYGKNGTGRSRKYLHTYDEAVPYNQVPGTFTPWEPLPAPTDVLFYEGLHGGVVTEHHDVANHVDLLVGVVPIVNLEWIQKLIRDTGERGHSREAVMDSVVRSMEDYINYITPQFSRTHINFQRVPTVDTSNPFAAKAIPSLDESFVVIHFRGLDQIDFPYLLAMLQGSFISHINTLVVPGGKMGLAMELIMAPLVQRLLEGKKIE; encoded by the coding sequence ATGTCTGCCAAACATCCCGTTATCGCGGTGACCGGTTCCAGCGGCGCCGGCACCACCACCACCAGCGTGGCGTTCCGTAAGATCTTCCAACAGCTCAACATCCGCGCCGCCGAGCTGGAGGGCGACAGCTTCCATCGCTACACCCGGCCGGAAATGGACGCGGCGATCCGCAAGGCGCGCGATCTGGGCAGACACATCAGCTATTTCGGCCCCGAGGCCAACGACTTCGGCCTGCTGCAGCAGAGCTTTATCGACTACGGCAAGAACGGCACCGGGCGCTCGCGCAAGTATCTGCACACCTACGACGAAGCGGTGCCCTACAATCAGGTGCCGGGTACCTTCACCCCGTGGGAACCGCTGCCGGCGCCGACTGACGTGCTGTTCTACGAGGGGCTGCACGGCGGCGTGGTCACCGAGCACCATGACGTGGCCAACCACGTCGATCTGCTGGTCGGCGTGGTGCCGATCGTCAACCTGGAGTGGATTCAGAAACTGATCCGCGATACCGGCGAGCGCGGCCACTCTCGCGAAGCGGTGATGGATTCGGTGGTGCGTTCGATGGAAGATTACATCAACTACATCACGCCGCAGTTCTCGCGCACCCACATCAACTTCCAGCGTGTGCCGACGGTGGACACCTCCAACCCGTTCGCCGCCAAGGCGATTCCCTCACTGGACGAAAGCTTCGTGGTGATCCACTTCCGCGGGCTGGATCAGATAGATTTCCCCTATTTGCTGGCGATGCTGCAGGGCTCTTTTATCTCACACATCAATACGTTAGTGGTTCCGGGCGGCAAGATGGGGCTGGCGATGGAGCTGATCATGGCGCCGCTGGTGCAGCGGTTGCTGGAAGGCAAGAAGATCGAATAA
- a CDS encoding OsmC family protein translates to MQARVKWVEGLTFLGESASGHQVLMDGNAGDKAPSPMEMVLMSVGGCSAIDVVSILQKGRNDVRDCEVKLTSERREEAPRLFTHINLHFIVTGQDLTNKIVERAVNLSAEKYCSVALMLNKAATVTHSFEIRQPA, encoded by the coding sequence ATGCAGGCAAGAGTTAAATGGGTGGAAGGGTTAACGTTTTTGGGGGAATCGGCCTCCGGCCACCAGGTGCTGATGGACGGCAACGCCGGTGATAAAGCGCCCAGCCCGATGGAGATGGTGCTGATGTCGGTGGGCGGCTGCAGCGCGATCGACGTGGTGTCCATCCTGCAAAAAGGGCGCAACGACGTGCGCGACTGCGAGGTGAAGCTGACCTCCGAGCGCCGCGAAGAAGCCCCGCGGTTGTTCACCCATATCAACCTGCACTTCATCGTTACCGGCCAGGACCTGACCAACAAGATCGTCGAGCGTGCGGTGAACCTGTCGGCGGAGAAGTACTGCTCGGTGGCGCTGATGCTCAACAAGGCTGCCACGGTGACCCACAGCTTCGAGATCCGCCAACCGGCGTAA
- the crp gene encoding cAMP-activated global transcriptional regulator CRP, which translates to MVLGKPQTDPTLEWFLSHCHIHKYPSKSTLIHQGEKAETLYYIVKGSVAVLIKDEEGKEMILSYLNQGDFIGELGLFEEGQERSAWVRAKTACEVAEISYKKFRQLIQVNPDILMRLSAQMASRLQVTSEKVGNLAFLDVTGRIAQTLLNLAKQPDAMTHPDGMQIKITRQEIGQIVGCSRETVGRILKMLEDQNLISAHGKTIVVYGTR; encoded by the coding sequence ATGGTTCTCGGCAAACCGCAAACAGACCCTACTCTCGAATGGTTCCTGTCTCATTGCCATATCCACAAATATCCATCGAAGAGTACGCTGATTCACCAAGGTGAAAAGGCCGAAACGCTTTACTACATCGTGAAAGGCTCCGTCGCGGTGCTGATCAAGGATGAAGAAGGTAAAGAGATGATCCTGTCCTACCTCAACCAGGGGGATTTCATCGGCGAGCTCGGATTGTTCGAAGAAGGCCAGGAGCGCAGCGCCTGGGTTCGCGCGAAAACCGCCTGTGAAGTGGCCGAAATTTCCTACAAGAAATTCCGCCAGCTGATCCAGGTGAACCCGGACATCCTGATGCGTCTGTCCGCCCAAATGGCGAGCCGCCTGCAGGTCACCTCCGAAAAAGTGGGCAACCTCGCCTTCCTGGACGTTACCGGCCGCATCGCGCAAACCCTGCTGAATCTGGCGAAGCAACCCGACGCCATGACTCACCCGGACGGCATGCAGATCAAGATCACCCGTCAGGAGATCGGCCAGATCGTCGGCTGCTCCCGTGAAACCGTTGGCCGTATTCTGAAAATGCTGGAAGATCAAAACCTGATTTCCGCCCACGGCAAAACCATTGTCGTCTACGGCACCCGTTAA